Genomic DNA from Novipirellula caenicola:
AAATCGATACCGATTACAACTTGCGTTACGAAAATGTCATCAAAGCCATCACGGCGGTAAGCGGGTACAAAGATGGCAACGAAGTGGTCAAACTGATTGAAAAGATCAAGTTTGCTAAACCGCGTCGCTAGCGGGTTCATCCATTCGAAGCGGTATCGCATGATTCTATTGCTGGACAATTACGATTCCTTTGTCCACAACTTGGCTAGGTACTTTCGGCAACTCGGCTGCGACACCCGCGTGGTGCGTAGCGATGAGATCGATGCCCAAGGTTGCTTGGATCTGGCTCCCGAAGCGATCGTGATTTCGCCAGGTCCGAAGAGCCCGAATGAAGCCGGTTGTTCGGTCCCGGTGATCCGCGAACTGTCATCGCAAATCCCGATGCTAGGAGTTTGTTTGGGGCATCAATCGATCGGCGTTGCCTTTGGCGGCAGCGTGTTGCGGTGTGGTCCCGAACATGGCATTCAATCGTCGATTACGCACAACGGGCAAGGCATTTTTGAGCACTTGGCGTCGCCCATGCCCGTGGGACGATACCACTCGTTGGCGATCGATCCAGACCATCTGCCCGATGAACTCGAGGTGACCGCACGCAGCGACGATGGGGTGATCATGGGAATCCAGCACCGCAGCCGGCCAGTCTATGGAGTTCAGTTTCATCCCGAGTCGATTTTGACCGACGAAGGCAGCGAACTGCTTAAAAACTTTGTCACGATTGCAGCCAAATGGCGCCAGGAAGTGACCTCGTGATCTTGGAATCAATCGTCACGACCGCGAGTTCCGACGGACAAATCAATATCGCCCCGATGGGACCAATCGTCTCGGAATCGCTTGCTCACGGCGATGCCGTAGGCGAATCGATCCTGCTGCGTCCGTTCAACTCATCCCGCACGTATCAAAATTTGATGCAATCGCGGCGAGCGGTCGTCCACGTGACCGACAACGTTGATCTGTTTGCGCAAACCGCCGTCGGTTCGCTCGGTGACCAAGCCGCGATTCGCCAATGGGTTCGGCCGCATGATCTGACACCGACAACGGACGCCCCCTACTGGATTTTGCGTGATTGCCATCGATGGTTTGCGGTCGAGGTCGAAACGATCGAAGACCATGACCCTCGTGCCGAAATGAACGGCCGCGTCGTCGCGTCTGGGATCGTTCGCCCGTTCTTTGGTTTCAACCGTGGCAAATTTGCCGTGATCGAGGCCGCGATTTTGGCGACACGGACGCACATGATTGGGAAAGACGAAATCGAGTCGGAGCTTCGCCGCTTGCAAATCCTGGTCGACAAAACCGGAGGCGCCGCAGAGCACGCCGCGTTTGAGTTCCTCAAACAAGCAATTTCCCAGCGATATGCATCCGACGATGCCACGCGATTGAACTGAGCTGGCGATATCCCCCGTCTTGGAAGGCATACCGGGGTGCTGGTATCGTGGGCGCATGACATCTCAGCAGGTACGCGTGACCACAGGCTCACGACTTCATTTTGGTTTATTGGACACCGCCAAACCCTTTGGGGGTGTGGGCGTGATGGTCGACGATCCGATCACCGAAGTCGTTGCGCGACGAGCCGACGCGTTCCAAGGTCCTCTGGTCGCGGCCGACCGGGTACGCGGCGTTGCGGAGCGTTACCGTCAACAGTTCCAACTCGATGCCTTGCCTGCGTGTCAAATCGAGATCGTCCGCCGACCACCCGCACACACGGGACTTGGTACTGGAACCCAACTTGCGATGGCGGTCGCCGAAGCGATCAGCCAACTTTTGCATCCAGAGCGGACGGACCCGAGGACCGCGTTTCGGATCGCCGATCGAGGGCGTCGATCGGCTGTCGGGATTCACGGCTATCGACACGGAGGGTTGATCTACGAAGACGCTGA
This window encodes:
- a CDS encoding aminodeoxychorismate/anthranilate synthase component II, which produces MILLLDNYDSFVHNLARYFRQLGCDTRVVRSDEIDAQGCLDLAPEAIVISPGPKSPNEAGCSVPVIRELSSQIPMLGVCLGHQSIGVAFGGSVLRCGPEHGIQSSITHNGQGIFEHLASPMPVGRYHSLAIDPDHLPDELEVTARSDDGVIMGIQHRSRPVYGVQFHPESILTDEGSELLKNFVTIAAKWRQEVTS
- a CDS encoding DUF447 domain-containing protein, giving the protein MILESIVTTASSDGQINIAPMGPIVSESLAHGDAVGESILLRPFNSSRTYQNLMQSRRAVVHVTDNVDLFAQTAVGSLGDQAAIRQWVRPHDLTPTTDAPYWILRDCHRWFAVEVETIEDHDPRAEMNGRVVASGIVRPFFGFNRGKFAVIEAAILATRTHMIGKDEIESELRRLQILVDKTGGAAEHAAFEFLKQAISQRYASDDATRLN